The following proteins come from a genomic window of Lineus longissimus chromosome 18, tnLinLong1.2, whole genome shotgun sequence:
- the LOC135502535 gene encoding uncharacterized protein LOC135502535 isoform X8 — protein sequence MHRVASLFSFKKYRQPKPRKMSRRSLSFTFGFRETRVLTEMGEGAVSRKSALAPLRPESGQTPFYSKSGILPIYDSTESLDSNKRASATIKIKHLHRLCDLSRFPKLDDCAHFHYDQVELLEIKVALTTENQENIHLHSSETENDPTFHVNVSSGGKLWMVRRTYENFRLLDKQLHKCIFDRKFSQLPEIPKGDVWVSEGMECLQTKLADYLMRFTAIAGNMINCGPILNWLEMDNRGNRLMVTQESAINTPAIAAAHVVKRYNARAQDEISFEVGDIISVIDMPPPEDTMWWRGKRGFEVGFFPCECVEIIGDQVPQAMVSRIPQTPGKPVLRKRGKLISFLRMFFSTRPNRNLLKQSGIFKERVFGCDLGEHLLNTSQNVPLVLKCCSEAIEEFGVVDGIYRLSGVSSNIQRLRLAFDENREPDLTAEEYQQDIHCISSLLKMYFRELPNPLLTYQLYDKFASAIQDHDDRLMKIHDIVQQLPPPHYRTSQYLFRHLATVAASGADTGMHPKNLAIVWAPNLLRSKELESGGGAAALQGVGLQAVVTEFLIRYADLIFSDKMPAFSVGDKPVGQKRARPKSLAISTPTKLLSLEEARERALGTGNSPPNSQKFIEVGGGPSNLPEKYHTVIEVPGRDPSPEGSRKRSSSVKGKKSQGSWKNFFTRKQNPKSKRKGSAPNPGSFYAQTTEKALTEDDIAVRRKLRTTKSVDSIISIGSMSGRERMSPRDSAISYTENGVINVNMLQMERKVPLTMSAPGRKVHKRARSLPECSFEKKITMIIDDTDDENDVMHNGDVFVDDDTVFVDVHAQGDDKLTSDLGDIMIAQAAAEIAGKTQLMTANEEKMIDTLDHGGSPEMPGLSASAPVTLGPLSMEMSIDDLSLTWSDFSGQQDMLSPDGDGFESFLRSVTGGDATHDKHAETHVTSPSKRSGSMTSLDHLRLPPGGSYQKLQRSPSDDIFPMEITETMDDNDQPNNDLVLTAKSQAQHNVRVRSYSSSAHWAQKDDDITDDSEKCPPEKTVSPLSRHLSLPSDIERSLETMVDQDFGSDVLSSCTPSDAERTLAKSLDDQHLIQVTAIVHDEGVAIDTPSPTDEPRYDSHIPGADSGLSHGSEIHQNTNGTTVERESQGVEQRTTLESAFGSHVTDSGYASSLPMSTHLVPFTPDTDTEVDLETEKSKNNMNIGEGMLDSIGDQITSDLNEMESRPVRKSRSYEKAISSGEGLDYEFSDTESKRASMLEDVEEVSENSSSTVTDVCVESERLNSGKIFVKEKGSRSSVSDQEIIIDYPPLQGEAKDGNQDDSTIVGDQARSEYVECKTGNFHMVERRQSAGKDAAEGTVDHKDNFERSFEETLDSLSPHDNRFSLEMADLLPPGQEGIQMNADVGESDVDNLPPSQKVAKKPLEKQKSTESEPIRGVLERKGSKMSCATPSSISPDPMSIHLVDEICEIYEQTKRQSGLFETRTEEVAPPYDSPEHDFRTLPSKPGVKSPVHEVRVLVAGKLSSEYSPPEEGPATDVEAISEETSTVEEDSTTPELAILIPDEDTTASLESPMDDLEPFAVEVRPEDLGQLKEGSLNLEVSVETKTIPECEVDVVDAQYAEQLEESLDVLEETSDRWRRSGSQEVHAEHVATHRLSAELDQMLVEKRDDEVALEKIIQTIEHAETVLDEAASQMVSEDEVSVTTEQTEVPGSPSPGTSEVETPTAEPAVAPMKGTITALIEPEDISLTASFDSFELDAPMMPSETTSMATIPSPDIVAPKAEPEDSLTPSSESPEDGTPTKQVYEVTPGPLVIEHEEVTTETQPKSQDVAESVKPSDTQPMLNQADIMSTSLPPMHLEYDHHDNKTTSAHETQKPEPEFVKDVEVRSESLPRKSSRLPQTQEESKLPVPVKTPPSIPKRSKSPTSIVNQIDWISRDRAKSKEKEVPTKVEGLSKFGFREKTGSESGERRHSRSQLSWERCADPESKPSWQKSPEPEKVTRPSWKKSPEPEKVVRPSWQKAPSPEPEQEPKVQQQRSPEQESPTDKTDPVHPEWKPREAIRLSTSRFKNVKPLLSCLDPEEHESLAPLITSPPPGGVAPFQDTADKDDSTDDVFLPKQEKQPTEKQQPTEKTYKISASDILSKYSDDSVSPSAGRRDSGSRRPLSRGSFDGERQTPSPSKRVDEPYSTRKLIQPGWTSKREEKVKPQESALSVDTSSVETSHEPVVSPKDGFKPRERMQLSSARFSSLSSSLTGVTLDKLREPKMLSKEEKEEQAQARLSSGSMSASYPADPSAGVARIRRSKSSASDETIEKADAPASDWKGKKSQSFGQESEPVAMETSRLPRLGSKDGSKSRSDHAHNALHAKQLKTAEKLFIDESELESDIPGEKSQDAQTENTEKKTVGVKRKKSVRELLSKFESGGEDEGEQSEVAMATEEVVEDKHRSVPAVFQKPKIIRLRSLSPSKDSPLLSSKKSPEIGDKKDGEHEVMDTSPKFQRSISQGDSYSSVQGRQRSPRLSPRSDSDDAKHSTEKVSPKLRPKPSPCEIEAAKSRHRGSEGEGVDITDSDKSPNSIRNRLKLFDTSSTETSKISPDFSRFRRTSKDGEEKDADLSKSKIAKPSATFASRSQSQQFEKDQKEELAKQSHFRHKSDMSDKDSIYASHDKNRSESDSDSAEFKSRLQQPQVRTESRLSKTSSRESVSSSGSRGSNRSLGENEADSAQNVKEKFQIESRRLKPATAPGEQAKRESSNSWSSRRISGDGLQRKGNGQSDNNTVTMVTPVAVVTECLQQKKSPDDKPAAAMFGVKLRKTKRLDPETAS from the exons CATGTGGTCAAACGATACAACGCCAGGGCGCAGGATGAAATATCATTTGAG GTGGGTGACATCATCTCGGTGATCGACATGCCGCCGCCAGAGGACACGATGTGGTGGAGAGGAAAACGAGGATTTGAGGTTGGATTCTTCCCGTGTGAATGTGTTGAAATCATTGGTGACCAGGTACCACAAGCCATGGTGTCACGCATCCCACAGACGCCAGGAAAGCCAG TTTTACGAAAGCGAGGGAAGTTGATCTCATTTCTCCGGATGTTCTTCTCCACGCGACCAAACCGTAACCTGCTCAAACAGAGCGGCATATTCAAGGAGAGGGTGTTTGGCTGCGACCTTGGTGAACACTTACTTAATACCAGCCAAAACG TTCCATTGGTGCTAAAATGCTGCTCCGAGGCCATCGAGGAGTTTGGGGTCGTCGATGGTATCTACCGGCTGTCTGGCGTCTCGTCTAATATACAACGACTAAG ATTAGCGTTTGATGAGAACCGGGAACCTGACCTGACGGCCGAGGAATACCAGCAAGACATTCATTGTATTAGTTCGCTACTTAAGATGTATTTCCGGGAGCTTCCAAACCCACTCCTCACCTATCAACTGTATGATAAATTTGCT AGTGCAATCCAAGATCACGACGATCGATTGATGAAGATACATGACATCGTCCAGCAGCTGCCTCCCCCTCATTATAG GACTAGTCAATACTTATTCCGCCATCTTGCCACTGTCGCTGCGTCTGGTGCTGATACGGGAATGCATCCTAAAAATCTCGCAATCGTTTGGGCACCAAATCTGCTCCG GTCCAAGGAGTTGGAATCGGGTGGTGGTGCTGCGGCTCTACAGGGTGTTGGTCTCCAGGCAGTCGTGACTGAGTTCCTCATACGTTACGCTGACTTGATATTCAGTGATAAAATGCCAGCTTTCTCTGTCGGTGATAAACCTG TCGGCCAGAAGCGAGCACGTCCAAAATCTCTCGCCATCTCCACACCAACCAAACTTCTCTCGCTGGAGGAGGCCCGGGAACGTGCCCTGGGGACAGGCAACTCGCCACCAAACTCACAGAAGTTTATAGAAGTTGGTGGCGGGCCTTCGAATCTGCCGGAGAAATACCACACGGTCATTGAGGTGCCAGGGAG GGATCCGTCACCAGAGGGCAGTAG AAAACGCTCGAGCTCGGTGAAGGGGAAGAAAAGCCAGGGAAGCTGGAAGAACTTCTTCACGCGGAAACAGAACCCCAAGAGTAAACGGAAAGGGAGCGCCCCCA ATCCCGGCTCATTCTACGCTCAAACAACGGAGAAAGCACTGACAGAGGATGACATCGCAGTCAGACGGAAACTGCGCACAACAAAAAGTGTTGATTCCATCATCTCGATTGGGTCAATGTCCGGCCGGGAGAGGATGTCACCAAGAGATTCTGCCATATCATATACAG AGAATGGCGTCATCAACGTCAACATGCTCCAAATGGAACGTAAGGTGCCCTTAACGATGAGTGCGCCTGGGCGTAAGGTTCATAAGCGGGCCAGATCGTTACCCGAGTgtagttttgagaaaaaaatcacgATGATAATCGACGACACGGATgatgaaaatgacgtcatgcatAATGGCGATGTTTTTGTTGACGACGACACTGTGTTTGTTGACGTCCATGCGCAAG GTGACGACAAGTTGACCTCTGACCTCGGTGACATCATGATCGCACAAGCTGCCGCGGAGATCGCTGGGAAAACACAGCTGATGACGGCAAATGAGGAGAAGATGATTGATACGTTGGATCATGGTGGGTCGCCGGAGATGCCAGGCTTGTCTGCGTCTGCTCCCGTTACCCTGGGCCCCCTCTCCATGGAGATGTCCATAGATGACCTCTCTCTCACCTGGAGCGACTTCTCGGGTCAGCAGGACATGCTCTCACCAGATGGCGATGGCTTTGAATCATTCTTACGCTCGGTAACCGGTGGCGACGCTACACATGATAAACATGCTGAAACTCATGTGACCTCACCAAGCAAACGATCAGGATCTATGACAAGTCTCGATCACCTACGTCTGCCCCCTGGTGGTAGCTATCAGAAACTACAACGATCGCCGTCAGATGATATCTTCCCGATGGAAATCACTGAAACAATGGACGATAATGATCAACCAAACAATGATTTAGTATTAACTGCTAAGTCTCAAGCACAGCATAATGTCCGCGTGCGAAGTTACTCCTCGAGCGCACATTGGGCACAAAAAGACGATGATATTACTGATGATTCAGAGAAATGTCCGCCAGAAAAAACAGTCTCACCGTTATCGCGGCACCTGAGCTTGCCATCAGATATTGAGCGGTCACTTGAGACTATGGTTGATCAAGACTTTGGGTCGGACGTGTTGTCCTCATGTACGCCAAGTGATGCTGAGCGCACCCTTGCCAAATCTCTCGATGATCAACATCTAATTCAAGTCACTGCCATCGTCCATGATGAGGGCGTTGCCATAGATACACCCTCACCAACGGACGAGCCCAGGTATGACTCACATATTCCTGGAGCTGACTCGGGACTGTCGCACGGAAGTGAAATACATCAGAACACAAATGGGACCACTGTGGAGAGAGAATCACAAGGTGTTGAACAAAGGACTACTTTAGAGTCTGCGTTTGGTTCGCATGTGACAGATTCTGGTTACGCCTCCTCTCTACCAATGTCAACACATCTGGTGCCGTTCACCCCTGATACGGATACGGAAGTCGATCTGGAAACAGAAAAATCAAAAAACAATATGAATATAGGCGAGGGTATGTTAGACTCGATTGGTGATCAGATCACTAGTGATTTGAACGAGATGGAGTCTCGCCCCGTCCGTAAGAGTCGCAGTTATGAGAAAGCAATCTCAAGCGGTGAAGGTTTGGATTATGAGTTCAGTGACACTGAGTCAAAGCGTGCGAGCATGCTCGAGGATGTTGAGGAGGTTTCAGAGAATTCCTCGAGTACCGTCACAGATGTCTGTGTGGAATCAGAACGTCTCAATTCAGGGAAAATCTTTGTGAAGGAGAAAGGTTCAAGGTCGTCTGTCAGCGATCAGGAAATCATCATCGATTATCCACCATTACAGGGTGAAGCTAAAGATGGTAATCAGGATGATAGCACCATCGTTGGAGATCAGGCCAGGTCTGAATATGTTGAGTGTAAGACGGGAAACTTCCACATGGTTGAACGGAGACAGTCAGCCGGTAAGGATGCAGCAGAAGGTACTGTTGATCACAAGGATAACTTTGAACGCTCGTTTGAAGAGACTCTCGACTCCCTGAGTCCACACGATAATCGCTTCTCACTTGAGATGGCAGACCTTTTACCCCCAGGTCAAGAAGGCATTCAGATGAATGCAGATGTCGGTGAAAGTGATGTTGACAACCTGCCACCGTCACAGAAGGTTGCTAAGAAACCACTTGAGAAACAAAAGAGTACAGAATCTGAACCTATCCGCGGTGTGTTGGAGCGCAAAGGTTCCAAGATGTCATGCGCTACACCATCAAGTATCTCACCTGATCCCATGAGTATACATCTCGTCGATGAGATCTGTGAAATATACGAACAAACAAAGCGCCAATCTGGGTTGTTTGAGACTAGAACTGAAGAGGTGGCTCCACCTTATGACAGCCCTGAACATGACTTTCGAACTCTTCCTTCGAAACCGGGGGTGAAGAGCCCGGTACATGAGGTGAGAGTTTTAGTTGCTGGTAAGCTGTCGTCAGAGTATAGCCCGCCTGAGGAGGGCCCGGCCACAGATGTGGAAGCTATATCAGAGGAAACGTCTACAGTCGAGGAAGACTCAACAACACCTGAGCTGGCTATACTCATCCCTGATGAAGATACGACAGCCTCCTTGGAATCCCCCATGGATGACTTGGAGCCCTTTGCTGTAGAAGTGCGCCCGGAAGATCTAGGTCAGCTGAAAGAAGGCAGTTTGAATCTTGAGGTTTCTGTGGAAACAAAGACGATACCTGAATGTGAAGTTGATGTAGTTGATGCGCAGTATGCTGAACAGTTGGAGGAATCGTTAGATGTGTTAGAGGAGACAAGTGATAGGTGGCGTCGCTCAGGAAGTCAAGAAGTTCATGCAGAACACGTGGCTACGCATCGTCTTTCAGCAGAATTGGATCAGATGTTGGTCGAGAAACGTGATGACGAGGTTGCACTGGAAAAAATCATCCAAACCATCGAACATGCAGAGACTGTTCTGGACGAAGCTGCTTCTCAGATGGTATCTGAGGATGAGGTCTCAGTCACCACAGAACAGACTGAGGTCCCTGGGTCGCCGAGTCCCGGGACGTCTGAGGTAGAAACACCGACGGCAGAACCAGCAGTCGCACCGATGAAGGGAACAATCACTGCTCTGATTGAACCTGAGGACATATCGCTTACAGCAAGTTTTGATTCGTTTGAATTAGATGCTCCCATGATGCCCTCTGAGACGACGTCCATGGCGACGATACCAAGTCCCGATATTGTTGCACCGAAGGCCGAACCTGAGGACTCCTTGACACCGAGTTCTGAATCTCCTGAAGATGGTACACCCACCAAGCAAGTATATGAAGTCACTCCTGGGCCTCTGGTCATAGAACATGAAGAGGTCACTACTGAAACCCAGCCGAAATCTCAGGATGTCGCAGAATCTGTCAAACCATCAGACACACAGCCCATGCTCAACCAAGCAGACATTATGTCTACCAGCCTACCCCCTATGCATTTAGAGTACGATCACCATGACAACAAGACAACGTCTGCTCATGAAACTCAAAAACCTGAGCCTGAGTTTGTCAAGGACGTTGAGGTAAGATCTGAATCACTGCCAAGGAAATCATCACGTCTGCCACAAACACAGGAGGAGTCCAAGCTACCAGTTCCTGTCAAAACACCGCCATCTATACCAAAACGTAGCAAGTCACCGACCTCCATCGTTAATCAGATTGATTGGATATCTCGGGACAGAGCAAAGTCGAAAGAGAAGGAAGTTCCAACCAAAGTGGAAGGTTTGTCAAAGTTTGGTTTCCGGGAGAAGACGGGTTCTGAGAGTGGCGAGCGCCGACATTCACGCTCACAGTTGTCATGGGAACGATGTGCAGATCCTGAGTCGAAACCTTCCTGGCAGAAATCACCAGAGCCTGAGAAGGTGACGCGGCCATCGTGGAAAAAGTCCCCAGAACCTGAGAAAGTTGTGCGGCCATCTTGGCAGAAGGCGCCAAGTCCTGAACCAGAGCAGGAACCCAAGGTACAGCAGCAACGGTCACCAGAGCAAGAATCACCAACAGACAAAACTGATCCCGTACATCCGGAATGGAAACCAAGAGAAGCCATCAGGTTATCCACGTCCCGGTTCAAGAACGTGAAGCCGCTATTGAGCTGCCTCGATCCTGAGGAACATGAGTCGTTAGCTCCGCTCATAACATCACCACCACCAGGGGGCGTGGCACCTTTCCAAGACACTGCTGATAAAGATGATAGTACTGATGACGTCTTCCTGCCAAAACAAGAAAAACAACCAACTGAGAAACAGCAACCGACCGAGAAAACATACAAAATCTCAGCGTCTGATATTTTATCCAAATACTCCGATGATTCAGTGTCACCCTCTGCTGGAAGAAGAGATTCTGGATCTCGTCGTCCTCTGTCGCGTGGATCTTTTGATGGTGAACGCCAAACTCCGAGTCCGTCAAAGAGAGTTGATGAGCCGTATTCCACACGCAAGTTGATCCAACCTGGTTGGACTTCAAAACGAGAGGAAAAGGTTAAACCTCAAGAATCTGCCTTGTCGGTGGATACAAGTTCAGTGGAGACTTCTCATGAACCTGTGGTCTCCCCAAAAGATGGCTTTAAACCTCGAGAGAGGATGCAGCTGAGCTCAGCACGATTTTCAAGTTTGAGTTCGTCGTTGACTGGTGTGACGTTGGATAAACTGCGTGAACCAAAGATGTTGAGTAAGGAAGAGAAGGAAGAGCAAGCTCAGGCACGTCTGTCGTCAGGCTCCATgtctgcttcctaccctgctgATCCATCTGCTGGTGTTGCTAGGATACGAAGATCAAAGTCGTCTGCCTCTGATGAAACTATTGAGAAAGCAGACGCCCCAGCTTCTGATTGGAAAGGGAAGAAATCTCAATCATTTGGACAAGAATCTGAacctgttgccatggaaacgtcGCGGTTACCAAGATTAGGGAGTAAAGATGGATCAAAGTCAAGGTCAGATCATGCTCATAATGCTTTACATGCGAAACAACTGAAAACAGCGGAAAAACTGTTTATTGATGAATCTGAATTAGAAAGTGACATTCCTGGCGAGAAATCACAAGACGCACAGACTGAAAACACCGAAAAGAAAACTGTTGGAGTGAAACGGAAAAAGAGCGTGCGAGAACTTTTGTCCAAGTTTGAGAGTGGGGGTGAAGATGAGGGTGAACAGAGTgaggttgccatggcaactgaGGAGGTCGTTGAGGACAAACACAGATCAGTGCCTGCAGTTTTCCAGAAGCCAAAAATCATACGACTTCGGTCGTTATCTCCGTCGAAAGATAGCCCACTTCTCTCGAGTAAGAAATCTCCAGAAATTGGCGATAAAAAAGATGGTGAACATGAAGTCATGGATACGAGTCCAAAATTCCAGCGGTCGATAAGTCAAGGTGACTCTTACTCTAGCGTTCAAGGTCGCCAGAGAAGTCCAAGGTTATCGCCACGGAGTGATTCCGATGATGCAAAACATTCAACTGAAAAAGTTAGTCCAAAACTTCGCCCGAAACCAAGTCCATGTGAAATAGAGGCTGCTAAGTCACGTCATCGTGGCAGTGAAGGTGAAGGTGTTGACATAACTGACAGTGATAAAAGTCCAAACTCTATCCGTAACCGCCTCAAGTTGTTTGATACATCCTCAACTGAAACTTCAAAAATAAGTCCCGACTTCTCACGTTTTCGACGAACGAGTAAAGATGGTGAAGAAAAGGACGCTGATTTGTCAAAATCTAAAATCGCCAAACCTAGCGCTACATTTGCTTCACGGAGTCAATCACAACAGTTTGAAAAGGACCAAAAGGAGGAGCTCGCAAAACAATCTCATTTCCGCCACAAAAGTGACATGTCGGACAAAGACTCAATTTATGCATCTCATGACAAAAATCGCAGTGAAAGTGACAGCGATTCTGCTGAATTTAAAAGCCGGTTACAGCAGCCGCAAGTTCGGACTGAATCTCGTCTGAGTAAGACGTCGAGTCGCGAAAGTGTTTCCAGTTCAGGAAGTCGCGGCTCTAATCGAAGTCTCGGTGAGAATGAAGCGGACTCTGCGCAAAACGTGAAAGAAAAGTTTCAAATTGAATCGCGTCGACTGAAACCTGCCACGGCGCCCGGCGAGCAGGCGAAGCGAGAAAGTTCTAATTCATGGTCATCTCGCCGCATCAGTGGTGACGGCCTGCAGAGGAAAGGCAATGGTCAGTCGGATAATAACACAGTTACTATGGTTACACCAGTTGCCGTAGTAACTGAATGTCTACAACAGAAGAAGTCACCAGACGACAAACCGGCAGCGGCTATGTTTGGTGTCAAGCTGCGCAAAACCAAACGTCTTGATCCAGAGACTGCTTCTTAA